CCCCAATCGAAAAACGTTATGCCCGATCTGACCGTTCGGGAACTGGTTTCGTACGGACGTTCTCCTTACAAACGTCTGTTCGACCGTATGACGTCGGAGGACGAAAACATAGTGGATTGGGCCATGGAAGCGACGGGGACAAAAAGACATGAAAACCGGATGTACCATACTTTATCGGGAGGTGAACAGCAAAAAGCTCGTATTGCTCTGGCGTTGGCGCAAAGGACGGATATTATCCTGCTCGATGAGCCTACCACTTTTCTGGATATCGCCCATCAGCTGGAAGTTATGGACATGCTGCAGCAGATTAATCGGGAGCACGGCCTTACCGTCATTATGGTGCTGCACGATCTCCAGCAGGCCGCAAATTACTGCCACTATATGATTGCCATGAGGCAAGGCAAAGTTTTGGAAACCGGAAAACCAAAGGAAATAATCAATACCCATTTTATGGAAAAAGTGTACCGAATCGAAGCGAAAGTAAAGTTTGAGGACGAATACCCTATCATCATCCCTATCAAAACTTTAGAGGCAAACAGGAGGAGTTATTAATGGTCATCGTTACAAATACATCGCAAATAACGAAGGGAAATGCGCATAAGCTGATCGAGCGGTTTGACAAAGTAGGCAAAGTGGAAACCATGCCCGGTTTTCTTGGCCTGGAGGTTCTACTGACGGAAAATACCCAAGAGTATGACGAGGTGACTGTCGTCACAAGGTGGGAGGAAAAAGAAAGCTTCCACGCCTGGACGCGCAGCGACGCCTTCAAGGAGTCGCATTCCCATGGAAGAGAAATACCGGAGTACATCGTTTCCAATAAAATTTCGTTTTATGACGTAAAAATCGTAAGGCGGCCGATTGCCGCAGCTCAGTGATATAAATATATCTACATATTTAATAAGAAACAGCCCGTGCTTCATTAAAGAAGACGGGCTGTTATCTTATTCCAGCGCCCCATAGATGACGGAGCGCAAACGCGGATGAATGTATGGCTCGAGGCTCGGCAGCATCTGCTGCATATAAACGACGGAAAGCTGCTCCGCAGGGTCGATCAGCACCCACGATCCGGCCAGGCCGGCCCAGCCGAATTCGCCTATCGATCCGTTGCAGCCGCCTTCCGCGGGATCGACCATAACCCGTACCCCCAGCCCATAGCCGTACCCTTTCTGCTGCAGCCAATTGTAATCTTTCATCTGCTGCGGTCCCAAATGATTGGAGGCCATCAGCTGCACCGTCTTGCGGCTCAATATCCGGGCTCCATCCAGCTCGCCGCCTCTCGCCAGCGCCTGCGCAAACCGGGTGTAGTCGCCGATCGTCGACAGAAGACCCGCTCCGCCGCTTTCATACCTGCATCCCGGCTGATACGGGACTTCCATATCCAATTTAGGGGTCAGCGTCCCTTCTTCCGAACGCTCATACATCGTACAAAGCCTATCGCGCTTATCCTCGGGAATACGGAAGAAAGTGTCATGCATCCCTAACGGTTCGAATATTTCCTTCTTTAAAAATTCGCCGAATGTTTCTCCGGACAGCACTTCGATCAATGCGGCAAGGACATCATGGCTAGTGCCGTACTTCCAGTGCGTGCCGGGGTCGAACGCAAGCGGAATGGCGGCAAGCGCTTTGGACAATGCGCGCATGTCCATCGTTTCGGCAGCGTTTGCCAGCGCCGCACGGGTGAGCCGTTCGGTTTCCAGGCCGTCTCCGCCGTAGGTAAGCCCCGAAGTCATCATGAACAGATCTTTGACCCGTATGGACGAGGTTGCCGGGGATACGGTTCTTACGCCAAAATCGTTATACCGGTAAACCTGCGGATTTTTAAACTCCGGCAAATACTCCTCGAGAGGATCGTTCAGCAGATAAAGTCCCTTTTCATACAGCTTGAGAGCCGCCACGCAGGTAACGACTTTCGTCATGGAATAAATGCGATAAATCGTATCGGGTTTTATTTCGGTTTTCTTTTCCAGATCTGCATACCCGAAGTGCTCCCGATACACGACTTCTCCGTTTTGGACCACCGTACAGGCGCATCCGGCAGGCCCTTTTTCCACCCATCCCTGAAGCAGCGTACTTAAACGTTCATGTAACCTTTTCATAACCGAACACTCCCATCGCTACATTGATCGTTTGATACTCCTTCCTCAAGCTTTCTGTCAGTCCCAGCCGTTCGTATTGCTCGGGCGGAGCGTCATTCTCCGGCATCATCCGTACCAATCGGCCGATCATCGACTTCCCGATTTCCGGGGCGGTCCACTTACAGCGCTGCTCCGGATCCTGAAAAATATCATACAACAAATTTTGGAAATCGTCCATACGAATTGTAAACCCTTTCAGAACTAAATGCCCTGTAGAACGCGTATTTCCTTGCCTTTATGGATGTACGCTTTTGATAAACTTTTAGCTCGCATATAATAGTAAAAAATCAGTATTCCCACATACGGAGGGATTCGAATGTCCGACTCTCAAGAAATCATATTTAAAGTAAAACGTATATATGCCCCTCCCTCCCCGCAAGACGGTGTCCGTATCCTGGTCGACCGGCTTTGGCCACGGGGAATTTCCAAAGATCAGGCGTCAATCGACGAGTGGATGAAGGAGATCGCGCCCAGTCCCGATCTCCGAAAATGGTTCGGCCACCGGCCGGAACGATTCGCGGAATTCGCTAAACTTTATGAACGTGAACTGGAGGAAGACCCTTCCCATATCCCGCTTGTCCGCAGACTGCTCGAAACGGCC
The window above is part of the Paenibacillus hamazuiensis genome. Proteins encoded here:
- a CDS encoding serine hydrolase domain-containing protein; the protein is MKRLHERLSTLLQGWVEKGPAGCACTVVQNGEVVYREHFGYADLEKKTEIKPDTIYRIYSMTKVVTCVAALKLYEKGLYLLNDPLEEYLPEFKNPQVYRYNDFGVRTVSPATSSIRVKDLFMMTSGLTYGGDGLETERLTRAALANAAETMDMRALSKALAAIPLAFDPGTHWKYGTSHDVLAALIEVLSGETFGEFLKKEIFEPLGMHDTFFRIPEDKRDRLCTMYERSEEGTLTPKLDMEVPYQPGCRYESGGAGLLSTIGDYTRFAQALARGGELDGARILSRKTVQLMASNHLGPQQMKDYNWLQQKGYGYGLGVRVMVDPAEGGCNGSIGEFGWAGLAGSWVLIDPAEQLSVVYMQQMLPSLEPYIHPRLRSVIYGALE
- a CDS encoding ABC transporter ATP-binding protein, which gives rise to MTAVQTGNIMLRVGAFQLHDISLAIPAGQITAIVGPNGSGKSTLLQVFARLLNADQGQVIIDGKPLKSYKPVQFAQTLSMLPQSKNVMPDLTVRELVSYGRSPYKRLFDRMTSEDENIVDWAMEATGTKRHENRMYHTLSGGEQQKARIALALAQRTDIILLDEPTTFLDIAHQLEVMDMLQQINREHGLTVIMVLHDLQQAANYCHYMIAMRQGKVLETGKPKEIINTHFMEKVYRIEAKVKFEDEYPIIIPIKTLEANRRSY
- a CDS encoding DUF488 domain-containing protein, translating into MSDSQEIIFKVKRIYAPPSPQDGVRILVDRLWPRGISKDQASIDEWMKEIAPSPDLRKWFGHRPERFAEFAKLYERELEEDPSHIPLVRRLLETAADRPVTLIYSAKDPIHNHAVVLQKWLNRQGG
- the isdG gene encoding heme oxygenase, which translates into the protein MVIVTNTSQITKGNAHKLIERFDKVGKVETMPGFLGLEVLLTENTQEYDEVTVVTRWEEKESFHAWTRSDAFKESHSHGREIPEYIVSNKISFYDVKIVRRPIAAAQ